A single Lactuca sativa cultivar Salinas chromosome 8, Lsat_Salinas_v11, whole genome shotgun sequence DNA region contains:
- the LOC111912670 gene encoding uncharacterized protein LOC111912670: MDNEIKSIFDKQVWNCVDNVPGRKTVECKWILKKKTNIDGKRNSSSFPDHIFVKYNKAPSPIEANNGMEGRGGKMKLNNIDLNMNSEAMVSIDMHAGLSEVLELDDKYASPIHIAADLLSQLSTVMVEYGMELYSELCTVTYEPAQLSVKPRKEGRLKVTGFKPTSCEIHAHKGDRVKVHYRGKRTDGTIFDSSFERGDPIEFELGTGQVIKGWDQGLLGMCVGEKCKLKIPSKLGYGDQGSPPTIPGGATLIFNTELVAVNDKGSDGGDTNNNSEL; encoded by the exons atggacaacgagattaaGTCGATTTTTGACAAACAAGTTTGGAATTGCGTggataatgtaccaggtcgaaagacagTTGAGTGCAAATGGAtactcaagaagaagaccaacatagatggaaag AGGAACTCCAGCAGCTTTCCAGATCACATATTTGTCAAATATAACAAAGCTCCCAGTCCTATTGAAGCTAATAATGGCATGGAGGGTAGAGGTGGAAAGATGAAATTGAACAACATTGATTTGAACATG AACAGTGAGGCTATGGTATCCATTGACATGCATGCAGGGCTATCTGAAGTTCTTGAGCTTGATGACAAATATGCTAGTCCAATTCACATAGCTGCAGATCTGCTTTCTCAG TTGTCAACTGTCATGGTTGAATACGGAATGGAGTTGTATTCTGAATTGTGCACAGTTACATATGAGCCT GCTCAACTAAGTGTTAAACCAAGAAAAGAAGGCCGACTAAAAGTAACTGGT TTCAAACCAACATCTTGTGAAATCCACGCACACAAAGGTGATAGGGTGAAAGTTCATTACCGG GGGAAACGTACTGATGGAACTATATTCGATTCCAGCTTTGAAAGGGGTGACCCAATTGAATTCGAACTTGGTACTGGTCAGGTGATAAAAG GATGGGATCAAGGACTATTGGGAATGTGTGTTGGGGAGAAATGTAAGTTGAAGATACCTTCAAAGCTGGGGTATGGAGACCAGGGTTCACCACCTACTATCCCAG GTGGGGCTACACTTATATTTAATACGGAGCTTGTTGCTGTCAATGACAAAGGATCAGATGGAGGAGACACCAATAACAACAGTGAGCTATGA